From the genome of Sphingopyxis sp. DBS4:
ATGATCTGCGGCAGCAGCGTGGTGACGCCCTGGCCCATCTCGCATTGCGGGACGACCATGGCGATATGGCCGTCCTCGCCGATCTTGAGGAAAGCGTTGAAGACATGCTCGCCGCGCGCGGTGGTGAGATTGGGTTCATAGTCGCGCGGCCAGAAGGTCCAGGCGAGCGCCAGCCCGCCCGCGGCGGTCGCGCCGACGAGAAGCTGGCGGCGACTGACATGCGGCAGCCGCGTGCCGCTTTGCCCCACCTTGTCCCTGATGCCCGTCATTGCCGACGCTGATAGTCGGCGCGGTTGAGCGAGGCAAAGGCTTTCCGGTTAAATCGGCATCACCTCAATTCCGTTCGTGTCGAGCGAAGTCGAGACACCCATCTGTGTCGCGCTGCTTCGAGGGGTGTCTCGACTTCGCTCGACACGAACGGGAAAAGGGATGGGCTTGTATACGCCGCTTTACCGCAGCAGTCCCAGCCGTGGGATCTCGACCTTCGGGCAGCGGTTCATCACCACGGTCAGCCCCGCCGTCTCGGCGCGCTGCGCCGCGGCTTCGTCGATCACCCCGATCTGCATCCACACCGCCTTTGCGCCATGGACGATCGCCTCGTCGACCGCCGCGCCCGCGTCGGCGCTGTTGCGGAAGATGTCGACGATCTCGGCGGGCGGCTCGACATCGGCGAGGGTCGCGACGACGGGCGCGCCGTGGATCATCTTGCCGGCATGGCCGGGGTTCACCGCGATCACGTCGTGCCCCTGCCGGATCAGGAAGGCGAGCACCTCGTTCGAGGCGCGCGCGGGGTTGGGCGAGGCGCCGACGACGGCAATGCGGCGCGGTTGCCCCAGCAGGTCGCGGATTTCACCCTCGTCGTTGATCGCCATCATGTGCCCTTTCTTGCCGCGAGCCAGTCGGCGATCTTCGCCGCTATCGCGTGGAACGGCTCGCCGAGCGGGTCGGTTCCCGCCGCCGGGGGCACGCCGCCGTCGCTCGCGAGGCGCAGTCCCATCGACAGCGGCACGCGGCCCAGAAAATCGAGCCCCATCGTCTTCGCCGCCGCCTCGGCGCCGCCGCTCCCGAACGGGTCGCTGACCTCGCCGCAATGCGGGCAGGCATAGCCTGCCATATTCTCG
Proteins encoded in this window:
- a CDS encoding CoA-binding protein, producing the protein MAINDEGEIRDLLGQPRRIAVVGASPNPARASNEVLAFLIRQGHDVIAVNPGHAGKMIHGAPVVATLADVEPPAEIVDIFRNSADAGAAVDEAIVHGAKAVWMQIGVIDEAAAQRAETAGLTVVMNRCPKVEIPRLGLLR